A DNA window from Brassica napus cultivar Da-Ae chromosome A4, Da-Ae, whole genome shotgun sequence contains the following coding sequences:
- the LOC106446901 gene encoding glutamate receptor 2.8-like — translation MMTNNTTENRNNFLSYFVLFLWGFVVMDVGLGQHTTSDEIKVGVVIDLKTNFSKICLTSINMSLSDFYQTHPHYRTRLALHVRDSMEDIVETSVAAYDLINNEQVRAIIGPRSSMQAEFMIKLANKYQVPTITFSATSPLLKTINNPYFVRATIDDSFQAEAIASIVKSFGWRSIVAIYVDNELGQGIMPSLSEALEDVEVHRSVISPEARDDQILKELYKLKTEQTRVFVINMDSSLGFRFLKKAREIGMMEEGYVWLLSNGMTHMMRDNGRSLETMEGLLGVRSHVPQSKELQDFSLRWKRKLEKENQARDSTEPNVFALWAYDSVTALAMAVEKTNTKTYRRTYGPHLLEALSDVEFKGLAGDFKLINRQLESSTFEIINVIGDEERIIGFWTPSSGLVNAKSNKTTSFLGKRFGPVIWPGNSNVVPKGWEIPTSGKKIKVGVPVNKGFLNFVEIKTDPISNVTTATGYAIDIFEAALKELPYSVIPQYGFEAPGDNYNNLVYQVYEGKWDAVVGDITITSNRSRYVDFTLPYTESGVSMIVPVRDNKNKNAWVFLKPWSLDLWITTGCFFVLIGFVVWLFEHRVNTDFRGPPHHQIGTSVCFSFSTMVFAHREKVVSNLARFVVVVWCFVVLVLTQSYTANLTSFLTVQSLQPTVTNVKDLISKGESVGYQEGTFVYDLLRDLNFPESQLKPFGSAEECDDLLSKGTSKGGIAAAFDEVPYLKDIVSEYCSKYAMVEPSFKTAGFKPSFKTAGFGFAFPKNSPMTGDISRAILKVTQSKEMSLIENKWFNRLNLASDCPDQDTADLSSNRLSVSSFWGLFLIAGVASFLALFVFVALFLYEHRHTLCSNSEGSIWRKLKSLFRIFDEKDIRSHTFKSNAVHNVSSPITPCTPSPSNVQIRPLPRSMSLNREFELRREHVYP, via the exons ATGATGACAAACAACACTACAGAAAATCGTAACAACTTTCTTAGTTACTTTGTTCTGTTCCTTTGGGGATTTGTAGTGATGGATGTTGGTTTAGGACAACACACAACGAGTGATGAAATAAAAGTAGGAGTAGTTATTGATCTCAAAACAAACTTTTCCAAGATCTGCCTCACTTCAATTAACATGTCGTTGTCTGATTTCTACCAAACTCATCCTCATTACCGCACAAGACTTGCGCTTCACGTCAGGGATTCTATGGAAGATATTGTTGAGACATCAGTTGCAG CTTATGACCTAATCAATAACGAGCAAGTGAGGGCCATCATCGGACCAAGAAGCTCTATGCAAGCCGAGTTTATGATTAAACTGGCCAACAAATATCAGGTACCAACCATCACTTTCTCAGCAACGAGCCCTCTACTTAAAACTATCAACAACCCTTACTTCGTCCGAGCCACTATCGACGACTCATTCCAGGCTGAAGCCATTGCGTCCATTGTCAAATCTTTTGGGTGGAGAAGCATCGTCGCCATTTATGTGGACAACGAGTTGGGTCAAGGAATCATGCCCTCCTTGTCAGAGGCTTTAGAAGACGTGGAAGTCCATAGAAGTGTGATCTCTCCAGAGGCTAGAGATGATCAGATTCTAAAGGAACTTTATAAACTCAAGACAGAGCAGACAAGGGTATTCGTTATCAACATGGACTCAAGTCTCGGATTCCGGTTTTTGAAGAAAGCTAGAGAAATAGGGATGATGGAGGAAGGGTATGTCTGGTTACTATCAAATGGAATGACCCATATGATGAGAGACAACGGTCGTAGCTTAGAGACTATGGAGGGCTTGCTAGGTGTGAGGAGCCATGTCCCTCAATCTAAAGAGCTTCAAGATTTCAGTTTGAGATGGAAAAGAAAACTAGAGAAGGAGAACCAGGCGAGGGATAGTACAGAGCCTAATGTTTTCGCATTATGGGCGTATGATTCGGTCACTGCATTGGCCATGGCGGTGGAGAAAACAAACACAAAGACATATAGGAGGACCTACGGTCCACATCTTCTAGAGGCTCTCTCGGATGTAGAATTCAAGGGGTTAGCAGGAGATTTCAAACTCATTAACCGGCAGCTCGAGTCATCAACTTTTGAGATAATCAATGTTATTGGAGATGAAGAGAGGATTATCGGATTCTGGACACCAAGCAGTGGACTGGTGAAtgcaaaatcaaacaaaacgaCATCATTTTTAGGCAAGAGGTTTGGGCCAGTAATATGGCCGGGGAACTCGAACGTTGTTCCAAAAGGTTGGGAGATTCCAACAAGCGGGAAGAAGATTAAAGTGGGCGTTCCAGTAAACAAAGGATTCCTCAATTTTGTGGAGATAAAGACGGATCCAATCAGTAATGTAACCACTGCAACGGGTTATGCCATAGACATCTTTGAAGCTGCTCTTAAAGAGTTGCCATATTCAGTCATTCCTCAATACGGTTTCGAGGCTCCAGGTGATAACTACAATAATTTGGTCTATCAAGTCTATGAGGGG AAGTGGGATGCAGTTGTTGGAGATATAACAATCACATCGAACAGGTCACGGTATGTTGATTTCACGTTACCGTACACAGAGTCTGGGGTGTCTATGATTGTGCCGGTGAGGGACAacaagaacaaaaacgcatGGGTGTTCCTAAAACCTTGGAGCTTAGACCTATGGATCACCACCGGTTGCTTCTTCGTGCTCATTGGATTTGTTGTGTGGTTGTTCGAACACAGAGTCAACACAGACTTCCGTGGACCTCCTCACCACCAGATCGGCACTAGTGTCTGCTTCTCCTTCTCCACCATGGTTTTTGCCCACC GTGAGAAGGTCGTAAGCAATTTAGCAAGGTTTGTGGTGGTGGTCTGGTGCTTTGTGGTGCTTGTGCTCACTCAGAGTTACACAGCGAATCTCACCTCTTTTCTGACTGTACAAAGTTTACAACCAACAGTCACAAATGTGAAAGATCTCATCAGTAAAGGGGAGTCTGTAGGGTACCAAGAAGGCACATTCGTCTACGATCTTTTAAGAGATCTGAACTTCCCTGAATCACAGCTCAAGCCTTTTGGTTCTGCCGAAGAATGCGACGACCTTCTGTCCAAAGGGACATCAAAAGGTGGTATTGCAGCAGCTTTTGACGAAGTGCCCTACCTTAAGGATATCGTTTCTGAATACTGCTCCAAATATGCAATGGTTGAACCTTCTTTCAAGACTGCTGGTTTTAAACCTTCCTTTAAGACTGCTGGTTTTGGCTTT GCATTCCCCAAGAACTCGCCTATGACAGGAGATATCTCAAGGGCTATCTTGAAAGTGACTCAAAGCAAAGAAATGTCACTCATAGAGAACAAGTGGTTCAACCGTCTTAACCTCGCTAGTGATTGTCCTGATCAAGATACCGCTGATCTTTCATCTAACCGCCTCAGTGTCAGTAGCTTCTGGGGACTGTTTCTGATAGCAGGCGTTGCTTCCTTTTTGGCACTTTTCGTCTTTGTAGCCCTCTTCTTGTACGAACATAGGCACACACTATGTAGTAACTCCGAAGGTTCCATATGGAGAAAGCTAAAGTCTTTGTTCAGAATCTTTGACGAGAAAGACATAAGGTCGCACACTTTCAAGAGCAATGCGGTTCATAATGTGAGTTCACCTATTACGCCGTGCACTCCGAGCCCTTCGAATGTGCAGATCAGACCATTGCCACGAAGCATGTCATTAAACAGGGAGTTTGAGCTAAGAAGAGAGCATGTTTATCCATGA